The Fibrobacter sp. UWB4 genome includes a window with the following:
- the radA gene encoding DNA repair protein RadA, with product MVAVNKSKKEIEYLCTECGNTTPKWAGKCPFCGAWSSLKEHVVERITEGAGRTGRGLGGPVHKVVPLRDVATENTRRLSTANTEFDRVLGGGFAPGSLVLIGGDPGIGKSTLVLTTLATMNAAGVKALYVSGEESACQVKLRSERLNVSGSDMLLLCETNLEKILEQAKEVKPQVLVIDSIQTVYKSDLAGTPGCATQLRECTLDLMVFAKNSGCITILIGHVTKDGQIAGPRILEHMVDTVVYFEGDRNHQYRLLRTIKNRFGATDEIGVFEMTSHGLNPVLNPSKVFLQEGVPPTPGSAVCCTMEGSRALLFETQALVNQTNFAVPQRVAAGIDPKRLTIILALLEKFGGVTIGASDVFASIAGGMKVNDASSDLALALAVASNHLGIPLSRQTIAIGELGLSGEVRGVSLLEQRLKEASRLGMTEAVVPASCKLSENVGRMKIVHVHTLSEAISWLMDKK from the coding sequence ATGGTGGCAGTAAACAAGTCTAAGAAAGAAATCGAGTATCTCTGTACAGAATGTGGCAATACGACTCCTAAGTGGGCGGGTAAGTGTCCATTCTGTGGGGCGTGGAGTTCGCTGAAGGAACATGTCGTTGAACGGATTACGGAGGGGGCGGGACGTACTGGGCGAGGGCTTGGCGGTCCAGTCCATAAGGTTGTTCCGCTGAGGGATGTTGCAACGGAGAATACGCGTCGCCTGAGTACTGCGAATACGGAATTTGACCGTGTGCTTGGTGGTGGCTTTGCTCCAGGAAGTTTAGTGCTGATAGGGGGCGATCCTGGAATTGGCAAATCGACGCTCGTGCTCACGACGCTTGCGACGATGAACGCTGCTGGAGTCAAGGCTTTGTATGTGAGTGGTGAAGAGAGCGCATGTCAGGTTAAGCTCCGCAGCGAAAGGTTGAATGTTTCAGGGAGCGATATGTTGCTTCTTTGCGAAACGAACCTCGAAAAGATTCTGGAACAGGCAAAAGAGGTCAAGCCTCAGGTGCTTGTGATTGACTCCATCCAGACTGTCTACAAGAGCGATCTTGCTGGGACTCCCGGGTGTGCGACGCAGTTGCGTGAATGTACGCTAGACTTGATGGTTTTTGCGAAAAATTCCGGTTGCATTACGATCTTGATTGGGCATGTGACGAAGGATGGTCAGATTGCAGGGCCGAGAATCCTGGAGCATATGGTCGATACGGTTGTTTATTTTGAGGGCGACCGAAATCACCAGTACAGGCTATTGCGCACGATAAAGAACCGCTTTGGAGCGACCGATGAAATCGGCGTTTTCGAGATGACGAGTCACGGGCTGAACCCGGTGCTTAATCCGAGCAAGGTCTTTTTGCAGGAAGGCGTCCCGCCGACACCTGGGAGTGCTGTGTGTTGCACGATGGAGGGTTCGCGGGCGCTCCTGTTCGAAACGCAGGCTCTTGTGAACCAGACGAATTTTGCGGTGCCGCAGCGTGTGGCGGCGGGTATTGACCCGAAGCGCCTGACGATTATCCTTGCGCTTTTGGAAAAGTTCGGTGGCGTGACGATTGGTGCTTCGGACGTATTTGCGAGTATCGCCGGAGGCATGAAGGTGAATGACGCCTCTTCAGATTTGGCTCTTGCCCTTGCTGTGGCGAGCAATCACTTGGGAATCCCGCTTTCTCGACAGACTATTGCGATTGGCGAGCTTGGACTGTCGGGCGAGGTGCGTGGCGTAAGCCTTCTGGAACAGAGGCTCAAGGAAGCGAGTCGCTTGGGAATGACTGAAGCGGTTGTGCCGGCGAGCTGTAAACTTTCAGAGAATGTTGGGCGGATGAAAATTGTGCACGTGCATACGCTTTCCGAAGCGATAAGCTGGCTCATGGATAAGAAATAA